The following are from one region of the Oncorhynchus tshawytscha isolate Ot180627B linkage group LG24, Otsh_v2.0, whole genome shotgun sequence genome:
- the LOC121840661 gene encoding BTB/POZ domain-containing protein 16-like, with translation MCLFLHGPGSGKNGKDKAYSRPGSSDSSRDKQNGKKPAGPLVLQLSVKEATVTKEALSFALRTLYNPEACPEHWGEGVLSTAALLGLPHLFQRCLTEMINKISSSTVCIFHRVSCKFKETSLQRACERWLELYLVTELTCFIYLRDLPFELLHKTLSSPRVFAACEYQLLKTVLYWVFLQFNPAAQILPSHRFIMTFFSSWPRAGVFLEQPVGQRFTVLFRALRLHGITQRE, from the exons ATGTGCCTCTTCTTGCATGGACCAGGAAGTGGTAAGAATGGGAAAGACAAGGCATACAGCCGACCTGGCAGCAGCGACTCCAGCAGAGACAAACAGAATGGGAAGAAACCCGCAGGCCCCCTGGTCCTCCAACTCTCTGTGAAAGAAGCCACCGTCACCAAAGAGG CCCTCTCCTTTGCCCTCAGGACCCTCTATAACCCAGAGGCATGTCCTGAACACTGGGGAGAGGGGGTGCTCTCTACCGCCGCCCTGCTGGGCCTGCCACACCTTTTCCAGAG GTGCCTAACAGAGATGATAAATAAGATCAGCTCCTCCACTGTGTGTATCTTTCATCGCGTGTCCTGCAAG TTTAAGGAGACCAGTCTTCAGAGAGCGTGTGAGCGATGGTTGGAGCTTTACCTGGTGACTGAGTTGACATGTTTCATCTACCTGAGAGACTTACCCTTTGAACTCCTCCACAAGACCCTAAGTTCACCCAG GGTCTTTGCTGCCTGTGAGTACCAGCTCCTGAAGACAGTGCTATACTGGGTATTCCTACAGTTCAACCCTGCAGCTCAGATCCTTCCCTCTCATCGGTTCATTATGACCTTCTTCTCCAG TTGGCCGAGGGCTGGCGTCTTCTTGGAACAGCCtgtgggacagaggttcaccgtTCTCTTCCGGGCCCTTCGCTTACACGGCATCACTCAGCGTGAGTGA
- the LOC121840662 gene encoding uncharacterized protein LOC121840662 produces the protein MATMTHILPMNGGGCSSGNSIGKIFGNPLFHRGVTSGFPPVSVLKAPVKAFRGHLSLERMLSASSHGRQRTQAGHTNRWQLRHPLGSDLLGQAQAERTMRVALNTSLRTIRTADSPQPCTHDEPPLPRLTLPASTSLPRSPRRCVPGHPSKATPEDLFYLLSRSVVHYNQPDVVLECLGSQWELHCPNLTKSGTLSNLYMSTRQHRARSLQDRAGALLKCVSQRPEF, from the exons ATGGCGACGATGACACATATATTGCCTATGAATGGAGGTGGATGCAGCTCGGGCAACTCTATTGGAAAAATCTTCGGAAACCCTCTATTTCATAGGGGTGTGACGTCTGGCTTTCCGCCCGT ATCAGTGTTGAAGGCTCCGGTCAAGGCATTCCGAGGCCATTTGTCCCTAGAGAGAATG CTGTCTGCCTCCTCACATGGCCGTCAAAGGACACAAGCAGGCCACACCAACCGCTGGCAGCTGCGCCACCCCCTTGGCAGTGATCTGCTGGGGCAAGCACAAGCTGAGAGAACCATGAGAGTGGCCCTCAACACATCACTCAGGACCAtaaggacag CTGACTCTCCACAGCCCTGCACTCATGATGAGCCCCCCCTGCCACGGCTTACCCTCCCAGCGAGCACCAGCCTGCCCAGAAGCCCCAGACGCTG TGTGCCAGGTCATCCCAGCAAGGCTACGCCAGAGGACCTGTTCTACCTCCTGTCCCGCAGTGTTGTCCATTACAACCAACCAG ACGTGGTGCTGGAGTGCCTGGGAAGCCAGTGGGAGCTGCACTGCCCTAATCTCACCAAGTCAGGCACCCTAAGCAACCTCTACATGTCAACCAGACAGCACAGGGCAAGGAGCCTTCAGGACAGAGCAGGTGCACTTCTTAAATGTGTCTCCCAGAGGCCAGAGTTTTGA